TGGCCGTTGTAGACAGTGCATTCGATAAAGATTCCTTGTGCGTAGAGACTCTGGAATTCGGTTTCGGTCGTGAAATGGTAGTGAACGGCTTGTATTTCGCCCGGGCGTCGAGGACGCGTGGTGTGTGACACGACAGTAGAGAAAATCTCGGGGTGAGACTCGCAAAGTTTGGTGATAAGTGTTCCCTTCCCAACGCCCGAGGGGCCGGAGATGACGATGGGCTGGGAAGCGTGATAAGGGACTTGACGCATTTCCATCGAGTatatgtgtgtgtgtgtgtatgTGTAGAAGGGTGAGGCGttttgaggaagaggaatgCTTGTATTTATATTCAGAGGTAAAGTTTCCTGGCGCAGGTGACTTTGTGGCTGCGGTGTGACTGTTTGTAGGGGGATGATATCGATGCAGAGAGAAAGTCAGATGCGCGACTATTTCTGGCTCACTGAACCTTGTAGACATTCGCCCGAGGCCTCAATAAAGTACGTAGTACAAAAAAACATTGTCTTTGCTTTCACTGACGTTAAAGTGTAGGACATGATGCCAAACAGGTCATCTCCGATACATGGTTGGTCAGCAATTACGATCGTATTATTTACCTATATAACAGAACAATACATAGGACTAATCCAAGTGTGGCCACATAATGAATGCTATTGTAGGTAAGCTAGGCCATTTATTTTGATACCCTAGGACCAACCGGGAAAGTCCAGTTTCCAATCAATGCATTTATCGCAGTTGCAATAGTTTCGAACCTCGTCCAATGTGTACTCAGCACCACTCGGTCCAACCCAAAACTCCTGAAAATCAAATGTTTGCACCAATAGCAAGTTACCAATGAGAAGAGCCTTGCGTGTATAATCACCGAATATGCATTTTCGCTCCTGATCAGGTGAGACCGAGTCATCACTAAAAGCCCGAAAACCGATCCTCTCTAGTTTAAACATACTTGGTTCAGAAATCAACTTGGGACCCTGCACACGTGCTACCGCCGCTACAATAAGTCCCACCGGAAATATATCGATATTGCTGTAGATGCCTCGCGTCGCATCTCTGGAGTGAAGATCCAGGATCAAGGTTTTAAGACTGTGACTACCAGAGACGGCCGAGACCAATGACTTGTGGTTGACGCATAAGGTCAAGGTGTGTAGTTGGGGATAATCACTTGTTGAAAATGCGCTTTGATTGACGTTGTCTTCTAACCACCCCAGTTTCAAAACACGTAGAGATTGGCGCTGGGATTGAAGTATATCTGCGAGATTTGCGTAATCCCAACTATATGCAGCATTGGGTTCTTCTGTCGAGTTGGAGTTATCACATGTCATATGGTCGAGGTTGAAGGTGTAGAGGTTTCGTGGCCATTCTAGCAATCGTTTGATAGCTTCTGGGTTAGCGCGGAGGTTCCAGAAGCTTATCTCAACAAGGCTTGACGTTCCAACTTGTTCCTGGAAAGGTCAGTCAAAGTTATTGTCAACGTCGGTACGCGCTACTCCCTGACGAGTAGCAGAAACGTCGGCCAAAGTCTTAGGGTACGATGATAAGTACTACTACCTTCGTCTCCTATGCTTCTAGTGGCCAACCTTTCAGGTACCCTGAAAGGACACATTCGACGCCAAGTCCAAGAATCATAACAACTTACAGGCGATGGGCCCAAATCCACCTCTCCGGGGTCAATATTTACCCCATCAAGGTCCAGACGTTTGAGATTAGGCAGCGTGACCAAAGTCTTGATCACCTCACCATTCATGCGTTGGCCGTTGCACTTGACCTTCAAATCTATGATGCAAGACAGGAGCGATTGCTTGTCGTCGATAGTCCTGAAGAAATAATGACGCGCATTGAGGTGAACGGTCGTGTACAAGATGGGCATTGCAAGACTGTTGAAACGTCGGCATGTGAGAGCGAGCGACCATAGTCCTTTGGGTTGGGCATTTATTTGCTCTTGATCATAGGAACCTAGATGGACACGTTCCTTCTCCGATCCATACCGTCTGTTGTAGTCATCGCAACCTGATTGGCGATCAAGCTGGGCAACGTGTTCGAAACAGACCCGCAAGATTTCGTTAGACAAGCGAAGAATGAAGCTGTTGTTGTCGATCGACATCGTAAGTAGTAGAGTAGAAGGATGTGTATCTTAAGAGCAAgagtctaagtagcataaactggtCGAAGATCGTCTGTTATTCGGTTTGAAgataaggttgctctaagagccctatttttcgtgacgaagctgcatctatcgatatcgcattagacttcgagggatacccatatcaattcgGTTTGAAGAACAAGGTGAATCGCGACAAAGTGCGGGGAACCAAGACTGCTGGCTATCAATGTTAGTCCCGTGACACACAACTTAGCCAACCGGCCTTACGGCCTGCGTATGTAATCATATGTGCAAGAATGGATTGGAATGTTGTGAGTATAACatatctacctaggtacataACTTACGCCGGGAGCTAAATATTTGGAAATCACCTCGATAGACTTCTCGCAAGACGGGCTGAAGACCCCTGCGAAACAATTAGAGCTACTGACAATAGTGGATGTTAGGATCTTCAATTCAGACTAGTTAGCCGCTTGACTAGGTAGGCTTTTCTCGTACAAGGTCTGCAAACTATCGATTCAAGCTGAGCAGAAAGTCCCTGGCTAGCGAAGAATTAAACAATTTTATGGTGATCCTTGACAAGTCTAGAACTCACAATATTGATATGACAGCtgatctttatattaatccTTGCAACTATTGATCTCCTTTATAAAGGCCAACGGCTTCGAAATGGGACTGGTTCCtacttttgttttgtttcgaTCAGTAGTTTCTCGCTGACGTGACGTCCATTGTGCTTGTTGCTATCCAAGATGCGTCTGGTATCACTTGTCGCTGTTGTTGGCGATGTGCTTATCCCTGCAGCTAGTGCCCGTCCTGCAAATTGTCGCCCCCAAAGGCCGACAACTACTTCTGCCGCCGGGGTTGAGACCTCGAGCACTGACACCACTCTCGCGACCTCTTCCCAAACGACCAATGTGATCGAGACCACTGCTACTTCTGATCTCACCAGCGAACTTGTTACCACGACCTTGGGCCTTACCAGCGAAGTAGAGACGATCATTACTCAATCTACTTTAGACACGACCACTTTGATCACAACTGCTACCACAATTACTGAAACGAGCGCTGGTGAGATATCTGCAAGGGAGCCAACAAGCACCGAGACATCTTCTGCTGGAACGGCTACTATTACCACAACAACTCTTGCGACGACGACCGCTGCCACTACGCGTGTTTCCGAGACGATCACTGATACGCAAACGACTGATCAGACTACCTCTGCTGAGGCAACAACTATAAATGCCGATGCGACCACCGTAGACCAAACCACGGACTATACTACAACTTTGGAGACAACAAATACTGACGAGACGACCACTGCTGGGGTAACAACTACCACCGGCATGACTCCTGCTGCTGATACAACCACTACAACTGAGATACCGACCACCACCATGGCAGCTCCCGAGCCGACTAAAGCTCTCCTAAATGGCGGGTTTGAAGATGCGACGAATGGTCCTTGGACTTTCTTGAGCGGACAAATCACGAATGATCCCAGCCTTGCCCACTCCGGTTCTAAATTTGCGTGAGTcttgtttctcttcttttctcaacCCATCTGGCTAATGTAAACCACACAGACAACTTGACGTCCAAAACCAGCAAGCTCAAGGCCAGATACGTGTCGAACAACTCACCAGCACAAGTAACACTAAGCGATACACTCTCAGCTTCTACGCCACTGTGCTCTCTACGCCTAATATGAAACCCGGCAACTCTTGCCAGATCTACCCTTTCCAGGATAATTCGTCGTTCAATGGACAGGGCTTACCATTGGACTTTTCGGCTCTCAACACTTACACGCATTTTACATATTCCTTCACCCCAATTAACAACAATTTTGTGCTCAAGTTGGGAATCTCATGTTCCAGAGGCATGGCCACTACGTTTTCCGTCGCTATTGATGATGTTTCTATCGTGGAGGTCGTTTAGTTTTAATTCACTCGCCATTAATCACATAATTTGGCGGTACTCAAATACTGAAAATTATACGCGACAGCTATACGAGCTGCTAGCTTTTACAAACATTTGGCTTTCGGTGATATAAATGTATTTAAATCGAACTCGATATTCCCAAATTGAGGTCCACCATTTTGTTTCCAGATCTGTGATGAAAGTATATACATGaaataatttttatagtGCAGTCCCTATTGACCTTCGGGGTAACACTGAGCGTAGAAGGGGTTGAGCGTCTTGCAGTAGTAGCCCTTGCCACACTGCATGCTGCCATTCCACTCAGTACCACCACACTGCTTGTACGGTTCCTGGGCCTTGGCGACAGGAAGGGCCAGGATGGCGTCACTGGCCCTCTCGGAGGCAGTGACAAAGTAGGCACTAGGGTTAGTAGTAACCATGCCCGGGAAAATGGAGGCATCAGTAATGAAGAGGTTGTCTGTGCCATAGACCTTGGTGTTGAGATCAACGACAGCGGTACCGCCTGTGCGACCATCATCCTTGCCGAGCTTGTTGGTTCCGATCCAGTGATTGGCACGGCGGTTACTCCATGAGACGACCATCTGTATGCATCATTAGACCAAGACGTGAACAACAAGTCATGGATCACTTACATCGTCGACGTATTGTTGTGAGGACACACCGGGAGCGGGTTGGAGCCACACCAGATCCTTCACGCCGGAAAGAGCTTTACGAAGGTTGTCAAGAGCTTTCACAACAGCCTTCTTGTCTTCTGCGTCATTGAGGAAAGGGTTACCAGACACGACGGTGTTGAGGGCACTGGTGATGGTCATGCGACCGCGCGACTTTGCACCACGGCCGAGATACTGGCTAATGGTCATGGCCTCTGATTCACGAGTTAGGTCAGGTCTGATAGATTGCACCGATTGTCAAAACACTTACTGGTGTCAGTCTCGCCGAGACTGGCCTCAACACGAGCTGTCCACTGCATGGAGCGGACGCGGCCATCAGCACCTCGAATCTCGTCAAAGATGACTGGGTCGATGTTAGGAGCGGCCTGAG
This Fusarium poae strain DAOMC 252244 chromosome 3, whole genome shotgun sequence DNA region includes the following protein-coding sequences:
- a CDS encoding hypothetical protein (SECRETED:SignalP(1-20)) — translated: MRLVSLVAVVGDVLIPAASARPANCRPQRPTTTSAAGVETSSTDTTLATSSQTTNVIETTATSDLTSELVTTTLGLTSEVETIITQSTLDTTTLITTATTITETSAGEISAREPTSTETSSAGTATITTTTLATTTAATTRVSETITDTQTTDQTTSAEATTINADATTVDQTTDYTTTLETTNTDETTTAGVTTTTGMTPAADTTTTTEIPTTTMAAPEPTKALLNGGFEDATNGPWTFLSGQITNDPSLAHSGSKFAQLDVQNQQAQGQIRVEQLTSTSNTKRYTLSFYATVLSTPNMKPGNSCQIYPFQDNSSFNGQGLPLDFSALNTYTHFTYSFTPINNNFVLKLGISCSRGMATTFSVAIDDVSIVEVV